In Mycolicibacterium alvei, a single window of DNA contains:
- a CDS encoding glycine betaine ABC transporter substrate-binding protein, whose product MRRGLASALLVLLGLVAAGCGGHPAPAPLAVGAGPAPESELLGHLYAAALRYYGTPAAVTETDGVPGVLDSGSVTVQPGFTGRFLTDLDPTATARADEQVYRDLVSALPEGVAAGDYTMSAQDKPALVVTEGTATAWGGTDLSALRRNCAQARPGAVSDAKVPKVVGSCTLPRPLAFPDDKSLFAALRAGKINAAWSTTADPAIPSDLTVLADKTSLIRGENVVPLYRRNTLDERQILALNEIAGVLDTGSLADMRRQVAEGADPGAVADAFLQANPLGH is encoded by the coding sequence ATGCGCCGCGGTCTGGCGTCGGCACTGCTGGTGCTGCTCGGTCTGGTGGCGGCCGGCTGTGGTGGTCACCCGGCCCCGGCCCCACTTGCGGTCGGGGCCGGGCCGGCGCCCGAGTCGGAGTTGCTCGGCCATCTGTATGCCGCTGCGCTGCGCTATTACGGCACGCCGGCCGCGGTCACCGAGACCGACGGTGTCCCAGGCGTGCTGGATTCGGGATCGGTGACCGTGCAGCCGGGGTTCACCGGTCGGTTCCTGACCGACCTTGATCCGACTGCCACGGCCCGTGCCGACGAACAGGTCTACCGGGATCTGGTGTCGGCGCTGCCCGAAGGTGTCGCGGCCGGTGACTACACCATGTCGGCGCAGGACAAGCCCGCGCTCGTGGTCACCGAGGGCACCGCCACGGCGTGGGGCGGGACCGATCTGAGTGCACTGCGCCGCAACTGCGCACAGGCGCGCCCGGGTGCGGTGTCCGACGCCAAGGTGCCCAAAGTGGTGGGCTCGTGCACGCTGCCCAGGCCACTCGCGTTCCCCGATGACAAGAGTCTGTTCGCGGCGCTGCGAGCAGGCAAGATCAACGCGGCCTGGTCGACGACGGCCGATCCGGCCATCCCGTCGGACCTGACCGTGCTGGCCGACAAGACCTCGCTGATCCGTGGCGAAAATGTGGTGCCGCTGTATCGCCGCAACACGCTCGACGAACGCCAGATCCTGGCACTCAACGAGATCGCCGGTGTCCTCGACACCGGGTCACTGGCCGACATGCGCAGGCAGGTCGCCGAGGGAGCGGATCCCGGTGCGGTGGCCGATGCATTCCTCCAGGCCAACCCGCTGGGCCACTAA
- a CDS encoding multidrug effflux MFS transporter has translation MASSRDVDQTTSPGAPSRIRMILVLGALVALGPLTIDMYLPALPRIADELSISSSVSQLTLTGTLAGLALGQLIVGPLSDSLGRRRPLMAGIVLHMVASVLCVLAPDIVTLGVARGLQGMGAAAASVVAIAVVGDLFSGTVAATVMSRLMLVLGVAPVLAPSLGAAVLLHGSWHWVFVALVVVAGGLLAMAALALPETLPVAHRRPLAVSGIIGTYIELLRDSRFVILVLVAALGMSGLFAYISAAPFVLQGHYGLDQQAFALVFAAGAIALIGATQFNVVLLRRFSPQAITVAALSWSALAGAVFVTLTVAGVGGLSAFVAPVLAILAGMGLVLPNAPAVALSRHPEAAGTAAALLGAAQFGLGAAVAPAIGALGNGALALSWVMTAGMAIALAALLLVGRRNGDDDPDEYPGDSFDAAPEVVAEPA, from the coding sequence ATGGCATCATCGCGCGACGTGGACCAGACGACATCGCCAGGCGCGCCGAGCCGGATCCGGATGATTCTCGTCCTGGGCGCCCTGGTGGCGCTGGGTCCGCTCACCATCGACATGTACCTGCCGGCGCTGCCGCGGATCGCCGATGAGCTCTCGATCTCGTCCTCGGTGTCGCAGCTGACACTCACCGGAACCCTGGCCGGACTGGCCCTGGGGCAGCTGATCGTCGGCCCGTTGTCGGACTCGCTGGGCCGCAGGCGCCCGTTGATGGCCGGCATCGTGCTGCACATGGTGGCCTCGGTGCTGTGTGTGCTGGCACCCGACATCGTGACCCTCGGGGTGGCGCGCGGTCTGCAGGGCATGGGTGCGGCGGCGGCCTCGGTGGTGGCCATCGCCGTGGTCGGTGACCTGTTCAGCGGCACGGTGGCGGCCACAGTGATGTCCCGGTTGATGCTGGTGCTCGGGGTGGCCCCGGTGCTGGCCCCGTCGTTGGGAGCGGCGGTGCTGTTGCACGGGTCCTGGCACTGGGTCTTCGTCGCGCTGGTGGTGGTGGCCGGGGGCCTGTTGGCGATGGCCGCGCTCGCCCTTCCCGAAACCCTGCCCGTCGCCCACCGGCGCCCGCTCGCGGTGAGCGGCATCATCGGCACCTACATCGAGCTGCTGCGCGACTCGCGATTCGTGATCCTGGTGTTGGTGGCCGCGCTGGGCATGTCCGGGCTGTTCGCCTACATCTCGGCGGCGCCGTTCGTCCTGCAGGGCCACTACGGTCTCGACCAGCAGGCGTTCGCGCTGGTGTTCGCCGCGGGTGCGATCGCACTGATCGGCGCCACACAGTTCAACGTCGTACTGCTGCGCCGGTTCTCTCCGCAGGCCATCACGGTGGCGGCGCTGAGTTGGTCGGCACTGGCCGGAGCGGTGTTCGTCACCTTGACCGTCGCGGGGGTGGGCGGACTGTCCGCGTTCGTGGCGCCGGTGCTGGCGATCCTGGCCGGTATGGGCCTGGTGCTCCCCAACGCCCCGGCGGTCGCACTGTCGCGTCATCCCGAAGCCGCCGGAACGGCAGCTGCACTGCTGGGGGCGGCGCAGTTCGGGCTCGGTGCCGCGGTCGCCCCGGCGATCGGGGCTCTGGGCAACGGCGCACTGGCGCTGTCGTGGGTGATGACGGCCGGCATGGCGATCGCCCTGGCGGCGTTGCTGTTGGTCGGTCGGCGTAACGGCGACGACGACCCCGACGAATACCCAGGCGACTCATTCGATGCCGCTCCGGAAGTGGTTGCCGAGCCGGCCTGA
- a CDS encoding suppressor of fused domain protein, producing the protein MIDVLAAVRAHVGEYFGASGITAEPVSASVTFLGTERIDVLRFGPDLRAGGSDQDLYHYVTLGCSRHPMFDPTELVSDPIHGPRAEVVLSLRGPTPGGLARSLAVLAAAPAVEGLVLEPDALIDLETPLFESGPFSAFLLGTSDIGEVALPDPLSAVSVLTATPITATEAAWVRLKGADAMREAWQTDGVDVLDAARRAANPS; encoded by the coding sequence GTGATCGACGTCCTGGCTGCCGTCCGTGCCCACGTGGGCGAATACTTCGGCGCCTCGGGCATTACCGCAGAACCAGTCAGCGCCAGCGTCACCTTCCTGGGTACCGAGCGCATCGACGTCCTGCGATTCGGCCCGGATCTTCGCGCGGGCGGCAGCGATCAGGATCTGTATCACTATGTGACGCTGGGTTGCTCGCGTCACCCGATGTTCGACCCGACCGAGTTGGTCTCCGATCCGATCCACGGCCCCCGGGCCGAGGTGGTGTTGTCGCTGCGGGGGCCGACGCCGGGCGGGCTGGCTCGATCGCTGGCGGTCCTGGCCGCTGCACCCGCGGTGGAGGGGCTGGTCCTGGAACCCGACGCGCTCATCGACCTGGAGACACCGCTGTTCGAGTCCGGGCCGTTCAGCGCATTTCTGTTGGGCACCAGCGATATCGGCGAGGTCGCCCTGCCAGATCCGTTGTCTGCGGTGAGCGTGCTCACGGCCACCCCGATCACCGCCACCGAGGCGGCCTGGGTGCGTCTGAAGGGTGCAGATGCGATGCGCGAGGCGTGGCAGACCGACGGGGTGGACGTGCTCGATGCAGCCCGAAGGGCCGCCAACCCCAGCTAA
- a CDS encoding NAD(P)-dependent malic enzyme gives MSESTVASSSERPSVERTPQVVIDDAEIFDAHEGGKLSVELKEPLDTQRALSIAYTPGVAQVSRAIATDQTLAAKYTWANRLVAVVSDGTAVLGLGDIGPAASLPVMEGKSALFKSFGGLNSIPIVLDTKDPDEIVETLIRLRPTFGAVNLEDISAPRCFEIERRVIEALDCPVMHDDQHGTAIVVLAALLGATKALKRDIHALRVVISGAGAAGVACANILLNKGIDDVVVLDSQGIVHSGRDNLNSFKAELAGRTNPRKLTGGVAEALEGADVFLGVSAGIVPEEFIATMAPDCIVFALSNPDPEIHPDAARKYAAVVATGRSDFPNQINNVLAFPGVFRGALDAGARRITEKMKVAAAEAIFSVVGDDLAVDHIVPSALDPRVGPAVAAAVAAAVDHTES, from the coding sequence GTGTCCGAAAGTACAGTCGCCTCCTCGTCCGAGCGCCCGTCAGTGGAGCGCACCCCGCAAGTTGTCATCGACGATGCCGAGATCTTCGATGCCCACGAAGGCGGAAAGCTCTCGGTCGAGTTGAAGGAGCCGCTGGACACCCAGCGGGCGCTGTCGATCGCCTATACCCCTGGCGTTGCCCAGGTGAGCCGGGCGATCGCCACGGATCAGACGCTCGCCGCCAAGTACACCTGGGCCAACCGTCTGGTCGCCGTGGTCAGCGACGGTACCGCGGTGCTGGGTCTCGGCGATATCGGTCCCGCGGCATCGCTGCCGGTGATGGAGGGTAAGAGCGCGCTGTTCAAGTCCTTCGGCGGGCTGAACTCGATCCCGATCGTGCTCGACACCAAGGACCCCGACGAGATCGTCGAGACGCTGATCCGGCTGCGGCCGACGTTCGGTGCGGTGAACCTGGAGGACATCTCGGCGCCGCGGTGCTTCGAGATCGAGCGCCGGGTCATCGAGGCACTGGACTGCCCGGTCATGCACGACGACCAGCACGGCACGGCGATCGTGGTGCTGGCCGCGCTGCTGGGCGCCACCAAGGCGCTCAAGCGTGACATCCATGCACTGCGGGTCGTCATCTCGGGCGCCGGCGCTGCCGGCGTGGCCTGCGCCAACATCCTGCTGAACAAGGGCATCGACGATGTCGTCGTGCTCGACTCGCAGGGCATCGTGCACTCCGGCCGCGACAACCTCAACTCCTTCAAGGCCGAGCTGGCCGGGCGCACCAATCCGCGCAAGCTCACCGGTGGTGTGGCCGAGGCGCTCGAGGGAGCCGACGTGTTTCTCGGAGTGTCGGCCGGCATCGTGCCCGAGGAGTTCATCGCGACGATGGCTCCCGACTGCATCGTCTTCGCGTTGTCCAATCCGGATCCCGAGATCCACCCGGACGCCGCCCGCAAGTACGCGGCGGTCGTGGCGACCGGGCGCAGCGATTTCCCGAACCAGATCAACAATGTGCTGGCCTTCCCCGGTGTGTTCCGCGGTGCGCTCGATGCCGGCGCGCGTCGCATCACCGAGAAGATGAAGGTCGCAGCTGCCGAGGCGATCTTCTCGGTCGTGGGTGACGATCTCGCGGTCGATCACATCGTGCCCAGCGCACTCGATCCGCGGGTCGGCCCTGCGGTCGCGGCCGCGGTCGCGGCGGCGGTTGATCACACAGAGTCCTGA
- a CDS encoding multifunctional oxoglutarate decarboxylase/oxoglutarate dehydrogenase thiamine pyrophosphate-binding subunit/dihydrolipoyllysine-residue succinyltransferase subunit — MSSSPSPFGQNEWLVEEMYRKFREDPSSVDPSWHEFLVDYSPEPTTDNTAANGQSTPPAAPAAAPAATPAASAASAAPAKPAAPAKAAPAKPAKPGPAPAEGDEAQVLRGAAAAVVKNMNASLEVPTATSVRAIPAKAMIDNRIVINNHLKRTRGGKVSFTHLLGYAIVQAVKKFPNMNRYFAEANGKPAAVTPAHTNLGLAIDLPGKDGSRSLVVAAIKRCETMHFGQFIAAYEDIVRRARDGKLTAEDFSGVTISLTNPGTIGTVHSVPRLMQGQGAIIGAGAMEYPAEFQGASDERIADLGIGKLITLTSTYDHRIIQGAESGDFLRTIHQFLLDDEFFDEIFRELGIPYEPVRWRTDNPDSIADKNARVIELIAAYRNRGHLMADIDPLRLDKTRFRSHPDLDVNTHGLTLWDLDREFKVDGFSGKQYMKLRDVLSVLRDAYCRHIGVEYTHILEPEQQRWLQERVEIKHDKPTVAEQKYILSKLNAAEAFETFLQTKYVGQKRFSLEGAETVIPMMDAAIDQCAEHALDEVVIGMPHRGRLNVLANIVGKPYSQIFTEFEGNLNPSQAHGSGDVKYHLGATGTYIQMFGDNDIEVSLTANPSHLEAVDPVLEGLVRAKQDLLDPGKDADVSGEYPVVPLMLHGDAAFAGQGVVAETLNLALLDGYTTGGTVHIVVNNQIGFTTAPTDSRSSEYCTDVAKMIGAPIFHVNGDDPEACAWVARLAVDFRQAFKKDVVIDMLCYRRRGHNEGDDPSMTQPYMYDVIDTKRGSRKAYTESLIGRGDISMKEAEDALRDYQGQLERVFNEVRELEKHAAEPSESVESDQQIPQRLATAVDKSLLARIGDAHLALPDGFTVHPRVKPVLEKRREMAYEGKVDWAFAELLALGSLIADGKLIRLSGQDTQRGTFTQRHSVIVDRKTGEEFTPLQLLATNNDGTPTGGKFLVYNSALSEYAAVGFEYGYSVGNPDAMVLWEAQFGDFVNGAQSIIDEFISSGEAKWGQLSDVVLLLPHGHEGQGPDHTSGRIERFLQLWAEGSMTIAVPSTPANYFHLLRRHGLDGIQRPLIVFTPKSMLRNKAAVSDIRDFTEQKFRSVLEEPTYTDGEGDRSKVTRVLLCSGKIYYDLAARKAKDNRDDVAIVRLEQLAPLPRRRLAETLDRYPNATEKFWVQEEPANQGAWPSLGLTLPEVLPDYFTPMKRISRRAMSAPSSGSSKVHAVEQQEIIDLAFG, encoded by the coding sequence GTGAGCAGTTCACCTTCACCATTCGGACAGAACGAGTGGTTGGTCGAGGAGATGTATCGCAAGTTCCGCGAGGATCCCTCTTCGGTGGATCCGAGTTGGCACGAATTTCTGGTCGACTACTCCCCTGAGCCCACCACCGACAACACCGCCGCCAACGGTCAGTCGACCCCACCGGCAGCGCCCGCCGCCGCGCCGGCAGCAACTCCTGCTGCGTCCGCTGCATCCGCCGCGCCTGCCAAGCCGGCTGCGCCCGCCAAGGCGGCACCGGCCAAGCCGGCAAAGCCGGGCCCCGCGCCCGCCGAGGGCGACGAGGCGCAGGTGCTGCGCGGCGCCGCGGCCGCCGTCGTCAAGAACATGAACGCCTCGCTGGAGGTGCCCACCGCGACCAGCGTCCGGGCCATCCCGGCCAAGGCGATGATCGACAACCGCATCGTCATCAACAACCACCTCAAGCGCACCCGCGGTGGCAAGGTCAGCTTCACCCACCTGCTCGGCTACGCGATCGTGCAGGCGGTCAAGAAGTTCCCGAACATGAACCGCTACTTCGCCGAGGCCAACGGCAAACCCGCCGCGGTCACCCCGGCCCATACAAACCTTGGCCTGGCCATCGACCTGCCCGGCAAGGATGGCAGCCGATCGCTCGTCGTCGCCGCCATCAAGCGTTGCGAGACAATGCATTTCGGCCAGTTTATCGCGGCCTACGAGGATATCGTGCGCCGCGCCCGCGACGGCAAGCTGACCGCCGAGGACTTCTCGGGCGTGACCATCTCCCTGACCAACCCCGGCACCATCGGCACCGTGCACTCGGTGCCGCGGCTGATGCAGGGCCAGGGCGCCATCATCGGCGCCGGGGCCATGGAGTACCCCGCCGAGTTCCAGGGGGCCAGCGATGAACGCATCGCCGACCTGGGCATCGGCAAGCTGATCACTCTGACCTCGACCTACGACCACCGCATCATCCAGGGTGCGGAGTCGGGCGACTTCCTGCGCACCATCCACCAGTTCCTGCTCGACGATGAATTCTTCGACGAGATCTTCCGCGAACTCGGCATCCCGTATGAGCCGGTGCGCTGGCGCACGGACAACCCGGACTCCATCGCCGACAAGAACGCCCGCGTCATCGAATTGATCGCGGCCTACCGCAACCGCGGCCACCTGATGGCCGACATCGACCCGCTGCGCCTGGACAAAACCCGGTTCCGCAGCCACCCCGACCTCGACGTCAACACCCACGGGCTGACGCTGTGGGACCTCGACCGCGAGTTCAAGGTCGACGGGTTCTCCGGCAAGCAGTACATGAAACTGCGCGACGTGCTCTCGGTGCTGCGCGACGCCTACTGCCGTCACATCGGTGTCGAGTACACCCACATCCTCGAGCCGGAGCAGCAGCGCTGGCTCCAGGAGCGCGTCGAGATCAAGCACGACAAGCCGACCGTCGCCGAGCAGAAGTACATCCTGAGCAAGCTCAACGCGGCCGAAGCGTTCGAGACCTTCCTGCAGACCAAATACGTTGGCCAGAAGCGGTTCTCACTGGAAGGCGCAGAGACCGTCATCCCGATGATGGACGCCGCGATCGACCAGTGCGCCGAGCACGCGCTCGACGAGGTGGTCATCGGCATGCCGCACCGCGGCCGACTCAACGTGCTGGCCAACATCGTCGGCAAGCCCTACAGCCAGATCTTCACCGAGTTCGAGGGCAACCTCAACCCCAGCCAGGCACACGGCTCCGGCGACGTGAAGTACCACCTCGGCGCCACAGGCACCTACATTCAGATGTTCGGCGACAACGACATCGAGGTGTCGCTGACCGCCAACCCGAGCCACCTCGAGGCCGTCGACCCGGTGCTCGAAGGCCTGGTGCGGGCCAAGCAGGATCTGCTGGATCCCGGCAAGGACGCCGACGTTTCCGGCGAGTACCCCGTCGTCCCGCTGATGCTGCACGGTGACGCGGCGTTCGCCGGCCAGGGTGTGGTCGCCGAGACCCTGAACCTGGCGCTGCTGGACGGTTACACCACCGGCGGCACCGTCCACATCGTGGTCAACAACCAGATCGGGTTCACCACGGCGCCAACGGATTCGCGCTCCAGCGAGTACTGCACCGACGTCGCCAAGATGATCGGCGCACCGATCTTCCATGTCAACGGCGACGACCCGGAAGCCTGCGCCTGGGTGGCGCGGTTGGCAGTCGACTTCCGCCAGGCGTTCAAGAAGGACGTCGTCATCGACATGCTGTGCTACCGCCGCCGCGGACACAACGAGGGCGACGATCCGTCGATGACGCAGCCCTACATGTACGACGTCATCGACACCAAGCGCGGCTCCCGCAAGGCCTACACCGAATCGCTGATCGGCCGCGGCGACATCTCGATGAAAGAGGCCGAGGACGCCCTGCGCGACTACCAGGGTCAGCTGGAGCGGGTGTTCAACGAGGTCCGAGAGTTGGAGAAGCACGCGGCCGAGCCCAGCGAATCGGTCGAATCCGACCAGCAGATACCGCAGCGCCTGGCAACCGCGGTGGACAAGTCGCTACTCGCCCGCATCGGCGACGCGCATCTGGCCCTGCCGGACGGCTTCACCGTGCACCCGCGGGTCAAGCCGGTACTGGAGAAACGCCGCGAGATGGCCTACGAGGGCAAGGTCGACTGGGCATTCGCCGAGTTGCTCGCGCTCGGTTCGCTCATCGCGGACGGCAAGCTGATCCGGCTGTCGGGCCAGGACACCCAGCGCGGCACCTTCACCCAGCGCCACTCGGTGATCGTCGACCGCAAGACCGGCGAGGAGTTCACCCCGCTGCAACTGCTGGCCACCAACAACGACGGCACCCCGACCGGCGGCAAGTTCCTGGTCTACAACTCGGCGCTGTCGGAATACGCCGCAGTGGGCTTCGAGTACGGCTACTCGGTGGGCAATCCCGACGCAATGGTGTTGTGGGAGGCGCAGTTCGGCGACTTCGTCAACGGCGCCCAGTCGATCATCGACGAGTTCATCTCCTCCGGTGAGGCCAAGTGGGGCCAGCTCTCCGACGTCGTCCTGCTGCTGCCGCACGGCCACGAAGGACAGGGTCCCGACCACACCTCGGGCCGCATCGAACGCTTCCTGCAGCTCTGGGCCGAGGGTTCGATGACCATCGCGGTACCGTCGACCCCGGCGAACTACTTCCACCTGTTGCGCCGCCATGGCCTCGACGGCATCCAGCGTCCGCTGATCGTCTTCACCCCGAAGTCGATGCTGCGCAACAAAGCTGCGGTCAGCGACATCCGCGACTTCACCGAGCAGAAGTTCCGCTCGGTGCTCGAGGAGCCCACCTACACCGACGGTGAGGGCGACCGCAGCAAGGTCACCCGGGTCCTGCTGTGCAGCGGCAAGATCTACTACGACCTGGCCGCACGCAAGGCCAAGGACAACCGCGACGACGTGGCGATCGTGCGGCTCGAGCAGCTCGCCCCGCTGCCGCGGCGCCGGCTGGCCGAGACGCTGGACCGCTACCCCAATGCCACCGAGAAGTTCTGGGTGCAGGAGGAGCCGGCCAACCAGGGCGCCTGGCCGTCACTCGGCCTGACCCTGCCCGAGGTGTTGCCGGACTACTTCACCCCGATGAAGCGCATCTCTCGGCGCGCGATGTCGGCTCCGTCCTCGGGGTCGTCGAAGGTGCACGCCGTCGAACAGCAGGAGATCATCGACCTGGCCTTCGGATAG
- the corA gene encoding magnesium/cobalt transporter CorA has product MPSFRALPPALRATAKPRPADPDAKAIHVPVARAMVDCGVYCGGDRLPGKYTHAAALTKVRELQEAGQKAFVWIGLHEPDEFQMQSVADVFGLHELAVEDAVHAHQRPKLERYDKTLFLVLKTINYVEHESVTLAREIVETGEIMIFVGPDFVVTVRHGEHGGLAGVRKRLESSPAVLKLGPFAVMHAIADHVVDSYLDVTDLMETDIDTMEEDIFSPGTHTNIECIYLLKREVVEMRRAVAPLTLALARLLTDHNDLISVEVRRYMRDVHDHNVQASDRVTSYDEMLSSLVQAALGKVAMQQNVDMRKISAWVAIAAVPTAMAGIYGMNFEHMPELQWAWGYPAVLLAMATICFVLYRTFRRNDWL; this is encoded by the coding sequence ATGCCCTCATTCCGCGCCTTGCCGCCGGCCCTGCGCGCGACGGCAAAGCCCCGTCCCGCCGACCCCGACGCCAAGGCGATCCACGTTCCGGTCGCCCGGGCGATGGTCGATTGCGGTGTCTACTGCGGCGGTGACCGGTTACCCGGCAAATACACCCACGCCGCAGCCTTGACCAAGGTCCGCGAGTTGCAGGAAGCCGGCCAGAAGGCGTTCGTCTGGATCGGCCTTCACGAACCCGACGAGTTCCAGATGCAGTCGGTGGCAGACGTTTTCGGATTGCACGAGCTGGCCGTGGAGGACGCGGTGCACGCCCACCAGCGCCCCAAGCTCGAGCGCTACGACAAAACCCTGTTCCTGGTGCTCAAGACCATCAACTATGTCGAGCACGAGTCGGTGACGCTGGCCCGCGAAATCGTCGAGACCGGCGAGATCATGATCTTCGTCGGGCCCGACTTCGTCGTCACCGTCCGCCACGGCGAGCACGGCGGACTGGCCGGTGTACGGAAACGGCTCGAATCCTCGCCTGCCGTCCTCAAACTCGGACCGTTCGCGGTCATGCACGCGATTGCCGACCACGTGGTGGACAGCTACCTCGACGTGACGGATCTGATGGAGACCGACATCGACACCATGGAGGAGGACATCTTCTCCCCCGGTACCCACACCAACATCGAATGCATCTACCTGCTCAAGCGGGAGGTCGTCGAAATGCGCCGCGCGGTGGCGCCGCTGACACTCGCCCTGGCCCGGTTGCTCACCGACCACAACGACTTGATCTCGGTCGAGGTACGCAGGTACATGCGCGACGTGCACGACCACAATGTGCAGGCCTCCGACCGCGTCACGAGCTACGACGAGATGCTCAGCTCGTTGGTGCAGGCAGCACTCGGCAAAGTCGCCATGCAGCAGAACGTAGACATGCGCAAGATCTCGGCGTGGGTGGCGATCGCCGCGGTGCCGACCGCGATGGCAGGCATCTACGGGATGAACTTCGAGCACATGCCCGAATTACAGTGGGCCTGGGGCTATCCCGCCGTCCTCCTGGCGATGGCCACCATCTGCTTCGTGCTGTACCGCACGTTCCGCCGCAACGATTGGCTTTAG
- a CDS encoding SDR family NAD(P)-dependent oxidoreductase, translated as MEGFAGKVAVVTGAGSGIGQALAIELGRSGAKLAISDVDTEGLAVTEERLKAIGAEVKTDRIDVTEREAFLLYADAVKEHFGKVNQIYNNAGIAFTGDVEVSPFKDIERVMDVDYWGVVNGTKAFLPHLIASGDGHIVNVSSLFGIFSVPGQAAYNSAKFAVRGFTEALRQEMILAKHPVKVTCVHPGGIKTAIARNGTAAEGLDQKALAEAFDEKLAKTTPQRAATIILEAVRKDKARVLVGADAKILDVIVRITGSGYQKLFASAMGRMIPR; from the coding sequence ATGGAGGGCTTCGCCGGAAAGGTCGCCGTCGTCACCGGCGCCGGATCAGGCATCGGACAGGCGTTGGCGATCGAACTCGGCCGTTCGGGGGCCAAGCTGGCGATCAGCGACGTCGACACCGAGGGTCTGGCGGTCACCGAGGAACGACTCAAGGCGATTGGTGCCGAGGTGAAGACCGACCGGATCGACGTCACCGAGCGCGAGGCCTTCCTGCTCTACGCCGACGCGGTCAAGGAGCACTTCGGCAAGGTCAACCAGATCTACAACAACGCCGGCATCGCGTTCACCGGCGACGTCGAGGTCAGCCCGTTCAAGGACATCGAGCGGGTGATGGACGTCGACTACTGGGGCGTCGTCAACGGCACGAAGGCGTTCCTGCCGCACCTGATCGCCTCCGGCGACGGCCACATCGTCAACGTGTCCAGCCTGTTCGGCATCTTCTCCGTACCCGGGCAGGCGGCCTACAACTCGGCCAAGTTCGCGGTCCGAGGCTTCACCGAGGCATTGCGCCAGGAGATGATCCTGGCCAAGCATCCGGTCAAGGTGACCTGCGTGCATCCCGGCGGGATCAAGACCGCCATCGCCCGCAACGGCACCGCCGCCGAGGGACTGGACCAGAAGGCGCTCGCCGAGGCCTTCGACGAGAAGCTGGCCAAGACCACCCCGCAGCGCGCGGCCACGATCATCCTGGAGGCCGTGCGCAAGGACAAGGCGCGCGTGCTGGTCGGGGCCGACGCCAAGATCCTCGACGTCATCGTGCGGATCACCGGTTCCGGTTACCAGAAGCTGTTCGCCTCCGCGATGGGTCGCATGATCCCCCGCTGA